The following coding sequences lie in one Lolium perenne isolate Kyuss_39 chromosome 2, Kyuss_2.0, whole genome shotgun sequence genomic window:
- the LOC127331991 gene encoding pectin acetylesterase 2 translates to MGSWALLALVLGFLAGAAGASEPWSNGTQVYYTNGNSGGGNGAFVGLTLIQSAAARGAVCLDGSLPGYHLHRGSGSGSNNWLVNLEGGGWCNDVKSCVYRKSSRRGSSNHMERQLQFTGIMSNRPEENPDFYNWNRVKVRYCDGGSFTGDGADAASGLYFRGQRIWQAAMDDLMAQGMRSASQALLSGCSAGGASTILHCDEFRGLFPSNTRVKCLADAGMFLDAVDIAGRRGMREFFNGIVRLQGSGRSLPRSCTSRMDKTSCFFPQNVLPNMQTPTFILNTAYDVWQLQESLAPKTADHQGLWERCKQNYASCSGNQLQFLNGFRDEMLNAVKGFSGSGQNGVFINSCFAHCQSERQDTWYSGNSPRLGNKRIAEAVGDWYFERGNAKYTDCAYPCDGTCHHIVFRGRHL, encoded by the exons ATGGGTTCTTGGGCCCTTCTTGCCCTGGTTCTTGGCTTCCTGGCCGGAGCAGCGGGTGCCTCCGAGCCGTGGTCCAACGGGACGCAGGTATACTACACCAATGGCAACTCCGGCGGCGGCAACGGCGCCTTCGTCGGCCTCACGCTCATCCAGTCGGCGGCCGCCAGGGGAGCCG TATGCTTGGATGGAAGCTTGCCGGGTTACCACCTACACCGGGGATCTGGATCGGGGTCAAATAATTGGCTTGTCAACCTGGAG GGTGGAGGCTGGTGCAATGATGTTAAAAGCTGTGTGTACCGCAAGAGCAGTCGGCGTGGGTCATCAAATCACATGGAGAGGCAGCTCCAGTTTACAGGCATAATGAGTAACAGACCTGAAGAAAATCCAG ATTTCTACAACTGGAACCGAGTGAAGGTTCGGTATTGTGATGGTGGATCCTTCACTGGTGATGGGGCTGACGCG GCTTCAGGCCTTTATTTCCGAGGTCAGCGTATTTGGCAGGCTGCTATGGATGACCTGATGGCCCAAGGAATGCGTTCCGCTAGTCAG GCCCTTCTTTCTGGATGCTCTGCTGGGGGTGCTTCTACCATACTTCACTGTGATGAGTTCCGTGGACTGTTTCCGTCAAATACCAGAGTCAAGTGCCTTGCAGATGCTGGAATGTTCCTTGACGC TGTTGATATTGCTGGTCGTCGGGGAATGAGAGAATTCTTCAATGGCATCGTGAGATTGCAG GGTTCTGGAAGAAGCTTGCCCAGATCTTGTACCTCTCGCATGGATAAAACCTCG TGTTTTTTCCCACAGAACGTGCTGCCAAACATGCAAACGCCGACTTTTATTTTGAACACTGCTTATGACGTGTGGCAG CTTCAAGAAAGTTTGGCCCCCAAAACGGCTGATCACCAAGGTCTGTGGGAAAGATGCAAGCAAAATTATGCTTCTTGTAGTGGCAATCAACTTCAGTTTTTAAATG GCTTTAGGGATGAAATGCTTAATGCTGTGAAGGGTTTCTCCGGGTCAGGGCAGAATGGGGTATTTATCAACTCATGTTTCGCCCATTGCCAGAGTGAGAGACAGGATACATGGTACTCAGGCAACTCTCCTCGTCTTGGTAACAAG AGAATCGCTGAAGCGGTCGGTGACTGGTACTTCGAGAGGGGCAACGCCAAGTACACCGACTGTGCATACCCTTGTGATGGCACCTGCCATCACATTGTGTTCAGGGGGAGACATCTTTAA